The stretch of DNA ACAAAACAAGACTGTTCTTGCTCTGTGAACTACACAACTACACACCATTTTTCTTAACAAAGGCTTCCCAGGTGCCATTTGCTCGTTATTTGGCCATGAACAAAGTTTCCCATTTTAAGCGCTATCACATTGCAAAAGTCTACAGACGTGAGAGCCCATCGTTGGCAACGGGACGCTACAGAGAATTCTGCCAGTGTGTAAGTATTTGCAGGTTTGCAAGAGAGTTGAGTGCTGATACAAGTTTTGCCTTCCTTACACTTCTGGGAGATGGaagtggtttattgaatatttctgCTAATGACACTTAGGCTCTGCTTCTGTGATTTTGATTGCTGCCCTCTGTGCTCTAGGATTTTGACATTGCTGGCCAATATGATCCCATGATTCCTGATGCAGAATGTCTGAAGGTCATGCACGAGATCCTAAGTGCCCTGCAGTTTGGAGATTTCCTCATCAAAGTAAGGGAGCTTGGCCAGAATAGGCCTATGCTTACAAGcctgtgaaaaatgaaaatggaGTGAAAGTCAAAGTGGAAGAAAGGGATGCTGAAATGAGTGACTTTATTGTGATGTCTGTGCCTGACTTCTACAGAacgtttcttctttttctccagaTCAATGAAAGGCGTATTTTGAATGGGATCTTTACAATATGCGGTGTTCCCAGTACCAAATTTGAAACAGCTTGCTGCACCCTTGACAAGCTGGGCAAGGTAAACAGTTAAAGAATATTCCGTTTTAATCTGCTAACCCTGGACGGCATCTTAAAACAGCTCAGCTGTGTTGTCATTGAGCATACACCAAATtagtggaattattattattattattattattattattattattattattattattaggccttgGCAAACTGCCATTCCTCATGCCTCTGTCACATTCCTCATGCCTCTGTCACATAAATATTGGTAAAACTATCGGTTTAAATGGTCTATTGCTAGCAAAGAGTTTTAGTGATCAGCCAGGAGAAGAACTTCTTTAGTTGAGCATATGCCAAGCTAATTCTCCCATCTTCTCTACAGGTGACATGGAAGgaggtgaaaaatgagatggttGAAGAGGATGGGATTTCTCCAGATGCTGTAGATCGCATTGGTGAATATGTTCAGCTCCATGGTGAGTTTCAATTTAGGCACCATTTAGTGTGTAGGTACTTAATCCCTAGTCTGACACAGCCAGACTGGCTGAGAACTGTGCAGATCAAGTGCCCTGCTGCTATTTCCTGTGCTTATAGAATTATGTTCTGGCTCAAGTAGTGTTGAGAGAATTGGAAACATTTCGGACTGGGCAAGGAGTAGCAGCCATGAAAAAGACTAAAATTGATGGGCCACGTGTTGTGGAGACTGCTGGAGTTGGAGCTTCTTCCACCCTGTATTTGTCTCTCATGCAGGGGGGATATGTCTGATTGAGAAGCTACTTCAGGATCCAAAGCTCTCACAGAGTAAGCTGGCCATAGAAGGACTGGAGGACATGAAGTTGCTGTTTGAATACCTTACCCTGTTTGGAATCATAGATCAGGTGAGTTGGGATATTACACTAGCCCTTTCTGGCTTTTCCTGGCATTCTTTCACTCTTGCCTACTAATGAGATTCCTGGCTGCGTTTCAGGTAACCCTGGACCTGAGTCTGGCTCGTGGTCTAAATTATTACACTGGAGTGATCTTTGAGGCTGTGCTGCTGCACCAACAAAGTGACGCAAAGGAGTCTCTCAGGGTGGGCAGCGTGGCTGCCGGTGGACGCTATGATGGGCTTGTAGCAGAATTTGACCCCAAAGGGAAAAAGGTGCCCTGTGTAGGAGTGAGCATTGGTGTGGAAAGGATCTTTTCCATCCTAGAACGGAATGCTGAGGTAAGATTTGTTCTTAATGTGTGATCAGAAAGGAAATGATAGAATTGGAATTGCATATAGTGATTCTATGTGTTCTATGATGCACGACTCACAGGAGAGTAAACAGGATGCTTGTAGTCACATGTCATCCGAAGTAGTAAGAAAGTAGCAATTCCTTTGCTTTGGTCTATTGGCCATGGATATTACCTGAATGTGTTATTTAAGCCAAATATTTAATACattaggacccaggtggtgctgtgggttaaaccacagagtctagggcttgcttatcagaaggttggcggttcgaatccctgcaacggggtgagctcccattgctcggtcccagctcctgccaacctagcagttcgaaagcacatcaaagtgcaagtagataaatagggaccgctccggcgggaaggtaaacagtgtttccgtgcgctgctttggtttgccagaagcagctttgtcatgctggccacatgacccagaagctgtctgcggacaaacgccggctccctcggcctatagagcgagatgagcgccgcaaccccagagtcggacacgactggacctgatggtcaggggtacctttacctttacctttatttaataCATTATGATTCTTGGCATGCCTTCTTTTTCATGAAAACTTCATACAACACACCTTCCTATCAGCAGGAAGAAAGAGAGACCTATCAAAACCTGACTTTGAATGTCTGggttagtttttttttaagcaggcatttaaaatagtaaataataaaagcagATGTTTGGTTTAAAGTCACTATATCtagttttatttcttttaaatggtGCTTTTCTGAcaaggtttgttttttatttgttttttattctatTAATTGTTCTATGAACTTCATTTGATGCTGGAGAGGTACAAATTTCCTGTGCTCTACTGGTTTGCCTGTCTTATGCAGGAAAGCAAAATCACTGATGCTTATTTAACACTGCACTCAGATCTTGGGGAAAGCTCCACTAAAATATTCAGGGCAGGGTTTTAGCAATGCATGAGGGAAATGGCTGCATCTTTTAATGGACAACAGAAAGCAATACTGAACTATTGCTTGACTCCTCCAACACCAGCCCTCTTATGCAATGAAAGAAGACACAAACATTGCATGTACTCTTGTCTGCTTAAAGTATCTGACAGCAAGCATGCATTTGGAATGGCACAGAGGTGACGCTGCACAAACAGCTTAACTTCTGGCACTtaatagatgggcggggtatcaataataaaattattattattattattactattattattattattagcttgatTTTGCTAAATAACAAGTGGTTGGTTAATATGTATTAGAATAGCTTTACAACAAAAATCCGCAACGGCAAATATGTGTGTGAAATTTGCCCTACCCCAGATACAGTACTGAGTTACTTAGTTGATCTCTTTCCCTCAACTCAGTTATCAGGACAGGATAAAGGTCCTTTCTGTTTCCATCAGAATTCATGCAGGTGCCTGTGCAGAATCACAGTGATCCAGGGTAATCATCTGTTTTggttaatgcttcttcagttttataactaaaataaatcaaataaatataagtcAATAATCATATCATACATCCTATTAAATCATACATTATAATCAGATCAATATCCGGCATGGACATGAATCTATACAGTCCATATTATTTTCACAGTGCAAAAATATAGGAagatacaacaataaaacaaaaatacaacataccTAGTACTTGCGTGtactctgcggaacaggggtcatactcaTATGTAACCCCTGCTGCCTGACGCAAGGAATAAAGGGCTTAATATAGAATAACACCACAGGTCACACCGAAACAGATGATTACCCTGGATCACTGTCTGGTTTATggttaactacagattaaaacagttatattttgcccaagaactggctgacgtgttgcctccttttctcagcattttgactttaatttgcaacacaggggttgttttatCAGCATTGTGCAGAATCACAAGCAGTGCACGAGGGGGTGGCTTTCTCCGTTTTTCTCCCAGTCCCAAGTGCCTGATATACTGCCTCGGAACTTGGGTGTTCCATTTAGCCATTGTGGTAAATAGCTACTGGATGACTTCTCCATCAGTTGCTGAATCTTTTTGAAAAGCCACCAAAGACAGTGACAGTCACTACATTATCTCAGCAGTCTCTGCAGGAGAGACAAGTATGATTGCCTCCCATATTTTGGTGCTGAGGTGGTGGTCTGCTGCAGGCCACCCAACGAGTTCACAATTGATGTAGATTGTGATGATTTAAGCTCATGCTCTTTATTACTCCCAGTACACAAATTGTCTAGGCGGCTTCAGCTTTCCATGAACAGtgtatgccaggggtcagcaaactttttcagcaggtggctggtccactgtccctcagaccatggggggggggagaacaaattcttatgccccacagataacccagagaggcattttaaataaaagcacacattctactcatgtaaaaacactctgattccaaATCCGTGGGccgcatttagaaggcgattgggcaggatccgccccctgggccttagtttgcctagtaCCCATGGtgtatgccaggggtcagcaaactttttcagcagggggccggtccactgtccctcagaccttatggggggccggactatattttgaaaaaaaaaatgaatgaattcctataccccacaaataacccagagatgcattttaaataaaaggacacattctactcatgtaaaaacatgctgattcccggaccatccgcgggccggatttagaaggcaattgggccacatccggcccccgggccttagtttggggacccctggtgtatgcTGATGTTACCTCGGGGTGTTAGGGAAAGGTAGTACCTCTGTTGGGGATTCAGCTCTCATCTGTGCCTCCcaaaagctgtcagcatgcaacagcagccacaccccaggaacgaCTTCAAATGGCTGGCTAAACctggtgagggtagccaatgggtctcaaaccctcagtgagtttggGACTTTCTCTGCAtacgaagacaggctctggcagattgagtggaggAGACCATTAGTGGGTCCAATGATCAAGAAGGCAatgtgcacatgctgtagagggaagtgaggggcagatggggcccatcaacctgggaaggtagcccatctaggggaAGAAAAACTGTGATCCTAAACCGcctctgccttgtgggatatatttggggaaagcaaaggctaaggaataaaccctacagaaatccagagtggcgtccctaagatggttggatgttgtcttgtgtgc from Zootoca vivipara chromosome 8, rZooViv1.1, whole genome shotgun sequence encodes:
- the LOC118079335 gene encoding histidine--tRNA ligase, cytoplasmic isoform X2, translating into MHWICPFFAKASYRSRHLPVRLCILRAFSSHLPNQVIEDVINRPSSQLGTATEKGNVIIKTAKGTRDFSPKQMAIREKIFSTIISCFKRHGAATIDTPVFERKDLLLDHYGEESKLVYELKDQAGELLCLRYDLTVPFARYLAMNKVSHFKRYHIAKVYRRESPSLATGRYREFCQCDFDIAGQYDPMIPDAECLKVMHEILSALQFGDFLIKINERRILNGIFTICGVPSTKFETACCTLDKLGKVTWKEVKNEMVEEDGISPDAVDRIGEYVQLHGGICLIEKLLQDPKLSQSKLAIEGLEDMKLLFEYLTLFGIIDQVTLDLSLARGLNYYTGVIFEAVLLHQQSDAKESLRVGSVAAGGRYDGLVAEFDPKGKKVPCVGVSIGVERIFSILERNAEMSKEKIRTTETEVLVAAAQKNFLAERIKLISELWSAGIKGKRSRKMEL
- the LOC118079335 gene encoding histidine--tRNA ligase, cytoplasmic isoform X1, with the protein product MHWICPFFAKASYRSRHLPVRLCILRAFSSHLPNQVIEDVINRPSSQLGTATEKGNVIIKTAKGTRDFSPKQMAIREKIFSTIISCFKRHGAATIDTPVFERKDLLLDHYGEESKLVYELKDQAGELLCLRYDLTVPFARYLAMNKVSHFKRYHIAKVYRRESPSLATGRYREFCQCDFDIAGQYDPMIPDAECLKVMHEILSALQFGDFLIKINERRILNGIFTICGVPSTKFETACCTLDKLGKVTWKEVKNEMVEEDGISPDAVDRIGEYVQLHGGICLIEKLLQDPKLSQSKLAIEGLEDMKLLFEYLTLFGIIDQVTLDLSLARGLNYYTGVIFEAVLLHQQSDAKESLRVGSVAAGGRYDGLVAEFDPKGKKVPCVGVSIGVERIFSILERNAEMSKEKIRTTETEVLVAAAQKNFLAERIKLISELWSAGIKAEMLYKKNPKLLNQLQYCEKNGIPLVLIIGEEEQKDGVVKLRDVTSRKEIIVPKENFIEEIKKRLEK